The following proteins come from a genomic window of Metarhizium brunneum chromosome 2, complete sequence:
- the trt5_0 gene encoding Methyltransferase trt5, whose product MDIIASQSWAYIPDLPDDIGPIRNLLLVYSRIPASDIDSHILRVREDAWRVSRFPCVGRWKFLRLTEQNDPCYRQVLFRLNVPRSNDAFLDLGCCVGQVLRQLRHDGVQGNQLFGTDVQSKFVEIGYDLFQDQDEFGATFVVGDMLDPDDTRLDDLLHKVTIIYAGSFFHLFNWTQQVYIGKRLVGFLKRGTKNALIYGRHIGTTRPGPSPLGNDMSPYLHDKDSFQRLWDEVGYLTNTKWAVEIEPAGEKIVDVPRIDRDAQPVNFVIHQIS is encoded by the exons ATGGATATCATCGCATCGCAAAGCTGGGCGTATATCCCAGATCTGCCCGACGATATTGGTCCCATCCGCAACCTGCTCCTCGTGTACAGCAGGATTCCTGCAAGTGATATTGACAGCCATATTCTACGAGTG CGCGAGGATGCGTGGAGAGTATCAAGATTTCCTTGCGTCGGCCGGTGGAAATTTCTACGCCTAACCGAGCAAAACGATCCCTGCTATCGACAGGTGCTGTTCAGGCTCAACGTGCCCAGATCGAACGATGCCTTTTTGGACCTGGGTTGTTGTGTGGGACAGGTCCTTCGTCAGCTCCGTCATGATGGAGTGCAAGGAAATCAATTATTCGGAACTGATGTTCAGTCCAAGTTTGTTGAAATCGGCTACGATCTATTCCAGGATCAAGACGAATTTGGTGCTACTTTTGTTGTTGGCGACATGCTGGACCCCGATGACACCAGGCTAGATGACCTGTTGCACAAGGTTACCATCATATATGCAGGCAGTTTTTTCCACTTGTTCAACTGGACTCAGCAAGTCTATATTGGCAAACGACTGGTGGGATTTCTCAAGCGCGGCACCAAAAATGCCCTCATCTATGGCCGCCACATTGGCACCACTCGGCCGGGTCCATCTCCATTGGGTAATGATATGTCGCCATATCTCCACGACAAAGACAGCTTCCAGCGCCTTTGGGATGAGGTTGGGTACTTGACAAATACGAAGTGGGCTGTGGAGATAGAACCTGCCGGCGAAAAGATTGTTGATGTACCACGCATCGATAGGGATGCCCAGCCGGTCAACTTTGTCATACACCAAATATCATGA
- the CRF1 gene encoding Copper resistance protein CRF1 encodes MLIDGEKYACEACVRGHRVSNCQHSDRPLQHINKKGRPVSQCHHCRTMRKSRSAHVKCDCGEKTSKCAHLQQPVDGHKETCCCNHGGRCTCAHKKEPTLDTVPEAESDPDPLATAARPKPPIRRRRANTVHSDGVLSFDQNGNHKPASKHNRASQKCGPYQLNRVNSTNSASSLGASPESMLYQDGRAPDSFGNRPRAATALEQRRVKSETASPLMSSGSFPHLQSGLPPLDLSGIEYPSYVNNGSFEMFSSGVPSEVDGPIFSAGLSAASVDWSHYDLGEAKPENFAPSSYSQAGTRSFNGLFEFGSGSEQLPRLANTTSTSGEVSEVEDFLGNGDGDMDGGFGTSSFIRQANIVGSSTDLTSIDYDSFYNKNSENVAVGTISMVEEDPAFWMPNYNEGVATAVGESPDQMAATSMGTFWEL; translated from the exons ATGTTGATAGACGGCGAGAAGTATGCCTGCGAGGCCTGTGTTCGAGGCCATCGTGTGAGCAATTGTCAACATTCCG ATCGCCCGCTGCAACACATTAACAAGAAGGGTCGTCCTGTGTCGCAATGCCACCACTGCCGCACGATGCGAAAGTCACGCTCTGCCCATGTCAAGTGCGACTGCGGCGAGAAGACGAGCAAGTGTGCTCATTTGCAACAACCTGTGGATGGACACAAGG AGACCTGTTGCTGCAATCATGGTGGGCGCTGTACTTGCGCTCACAAGAAGGAACCTACCTTGGACACCGTTCCAGAAGCCGAATCGGATCCCGATCCCTTGGCCACCGCCGCACGACCCAAGCCCCCAatcagacgacgacgagccaaCACTGTCCACTCAGACGGAGTTCTCTCGTTTGATCAGAACGGCAATCACAAACCAGCGTCCAAGCACAATCGTGCTTCTCAAAAGTGCGGGCCATATCAGCTCAATCGGGTCAATTCCACAAACAGCGCCAGTAGCCTCGGTGCGAGTCCAGAGAGCATGCTATACCAAGACGGCCGCGCACCCGACTCATTCGGCAACCGCCCTCGGGCTGCGACGGCTCTCGAGCAGCGGCGGGTCAAGTCGGAAACTGCATCTCCATTGATGTCCAGTGGCAGCTTCCCCCATTTGCAGAGTGGACTTCCTCCCTTGGATCTGTCGGGCATCGAATACCCTTCATACGTTAACAACGGCAGCTTTGAAATGTTCAGCTCAGGGGTTCCATCAGAAGTAGATGGGCCAATCTTCAGTGCGGGCCTAAGTGCCGCTTCCGTCGACTGGAGTCATTATGACCTCGGTGAAGCTAAGCCGGAGAATTTTGCTCCGTCAAGCTACAGCCAAGCTGGTACTCGGAGCTTCAACGGCCTCTTCGAATTCGGCAGTGGCTCGGAGCAGCTTCCCCGTCTCGCAAACACCACGTCAACATCGGGTGAAGTTTCTGAAGTCGAGGACTTTTTAGGCAACGGAGATGGCGATATGGATGGCGGCTtcggcaccagcagcttcaTCCGCCAGGCCAACATTGTTGGTAGCTCAACGGACCTGACCAGTATTGACTACGACAGCTTTTACAACAAGAATTCCGAGAATGTTGCGGTTGGAACCATTTCCATGGTGGAAGAAGACCCGGCTTTCTGGATGCCCAACTATAATGAAGGCGTCGCCACTGCGGTGGGCGAAAGCCCGGATCAAATGGCAGCAACTTCCATGGGAACCTTTTGGGAGCTATGA